The Corallococcus exiguus genome includes a window with the following:
- a CDS encoding sensor histidine kinase, whose translation MSRAPSVGPPPPPFRFRRRLLAVMLLAGLIPLALLGALAQGVLERVLSISIAPVEAVLDNVSDELSRRGLPPDALDEARLNLAQAELARRALVRRVPVFIAGVGAIAAVVLAISAVLLGRVLTRPMATLLEGMRAYSRGDLSVRLPVPEPARDELQFLLGQFNRMGQELLDQREHLKAAEQIAAWQDVARALAHELKNPLTAMRLSLARLSPQDAGTLPDPTRLAEAVALLQEEVDLLMRMTQSFSTFARLPAPRFQDVALRPLLAEVCALYAGTSPVPVVLDPGEEVSLRADPDGLRRLFGNLVKNATEASPPNAPPVHVALHEAADGRVHVTVSDGGSGVPGVLEGPVLTRGLFSTKPGGSGLGLPIAQKIAHEHGGTLRLEPGARGGTRAQVVLPSDASQVAA comes from the coding sequence ATGAGCCGTGCGCCATCCGTGGGCCCTCCCCCGCCTCCGTTCCGCTTCCGCCGACGCCTGCTGGCGGTGATGCTGCTCGCGGGCCTCATCCCATTGGCGTTGCTGGGTGCTCTCGCCCAGGGCGTACTGGAGCGCGTGCTCTCCATCTCCATCGCGCCCGTGGAGGCCGTGCTCGACAATGTCTCCGATGAGCTGAGCCGCCGGGGACTGCCACCGGATGCGCTCGACGAGGCCCGGTTGAACCTGGCGCAGGCGGAGCTGGCGCGGCGGGCCCTGGTGCGCCGCGTGCCCGTGTTCATCGCCGGGGTGGGCGCTATCGCCGCCGTCGTGCTGGCCATATCCGCGGTGCTCCTGGGCCGAGTCCTCACGCGCCCCATGGCCACGCTCCTGGAAGGCATGCGGGCCTACTCCCGCGGAGACCTGTCGGTCCGCCTGCCCGTCCCAGAGCCTGCTCGCGACGAACTCCAGTTCCTCCTGGGCCAGTTCAACCGCATGGGCCAGGAGCTGCTGGACCAGCGCGAGCACCTCAAGGCCGCCGAGCAGATCGCCGCGTGGCAGGACGTGGCGCGGGCGCTCGCCCACGAGCTGAAGAACCCCCTGACCGCAATGAGGCTGTCGCTCGCGCGTCTGTCTCCGCAGGATGCCGGCACCCTGCCAGACCCGACGCGCCTCGCCGAAGCGGTGGCGCTCCTCCAGGAGGAGGTGGACCTGCTCATGCGCATGACCCAGAGCTTCTCCACCTTCGCGCGCCTGCCGGCCCCCCGCTTCCAGGATGTCGCGCTGCGTCCACTGCTCGCGGAGGTGTGCGCGCTGTACGCGGGCACTTCGCCGGTGCCCGTGGTGCTGGACCCCGGTGAGGAGGTGTCGCTGCGTGCGGACCCCGACGGACTGCGCCGCCTCTTCGGCAACCTGGTGAAGAACGCCACCGAGGCCTCCCCACCCAACGCCCCTCCGGTCCACGTCGCGCTACACGAAGCGGCGGACGGCCGCGTGCACGTCACCGTGAGCGATGGCGGCAGCGGTGTCCCGGGCGTTCTGGAGGGCCCTGTCCTCACCCGAGGACTGTTCAGCACCAAGCCGGGCGGCAGCGGGCTGGGCCTGCCCATCGCGCAGAAGATCGCCCACGAGCACGGCGGCACCTTGAGATTGGAGCCGGGCGCCCGGGGTGGCACCCGGGCCCAGGTGGTGCTGCCTTCCGACGCTTCCCAGGTGGCCGCATGA
- a CDS encoding sigma-54-dependent transcriptional regulator, with the protein MKTGARILIVDDDPGVLRAVRGLLQDGGFTPVEARSTAEAARLLEAPDAPPALMLLDLRMPGETGLELLARLPKPLPVPVVVLSGEASPSEAVQALKLGATDFVEKPPSPERLLTALHNALALGALREERERLLDALAQPGNLVGESPAMESLRQLIARVGPSDTAVLITGETGTGKERVAQALHKASGRKGRLVAVNCAAIPSTLLESELFGHERGAFSGAVARRAGRFEQAQGGTLFLDELGDMPLELQAKLLRVLETRQVERLGGTLPVAVDVRILAATHQDLGRAVKEGRFRQDLFFRLNVLPLHLPPLRERSEDLLPLARVFAAELAGPKTPLVLAPGAEAALRAYPWPGNVRELRNVIERLNLLRGDGPLELGPDAVSAPTGTAPAPRTTLGDKSYREHVEDFERDLIRAALREGESIAGAARILQVDRGNLYRRIKALGLPVSS; encoded by the coding sequence ATGAAGACCGGAGCCCGCATCCTCATCGTCGACGACGACCCCGGCGTCCTGAGGGCCGTGCGTGGATTGCTCCAAGACGGAGGCTTTACTCCCGTGGAGGCCCGCTCCACGGCGGAGGCCGCGCGTTTGCTCGAAGCGCCGGACGCGCCTCCCGCGCTGATGCTGCTGGACCTGCGCATGCCGGGCGAGACGGGGCTGGAACTCCTGGCACGTCTGCCCAAGCCACTGCCCGTGCCGGTGGTGGTCCTGTCCGGCGAAGCCTCTCCTTCCGAAGCAGTGCAGGCCCTGAAGCTGGGGGCCACGGACTTCGTGGAGAAGCCTCCGTCCCCCGAGCGGCTCCTCACGGCGCTGCACAACGCGCTGGCCCTGGGCGCGCTGCGCGAGGAGCGCGAACGCTTGCTGGACGCGCTGGCACAGCCGGGGAACCTGGTGGGCGAAAGCCCGGCCATGGAGTCCCTGCGCCAGCTCATCGCGCGCGTGGGTCCCAGCGACACGGCCGTGCTGATCACCGGCGAGACAGGCACCGGCAAGGAGCGCGTGGCGCAGGCGCTGCACAAGGCCTCCGGGCGCAAGGGCCGGCTGGTGGCGGTCAACTGCGCGGCCATTCCTTCGACGCTGCTGGAGAGCGAGCTGTTCGGCCACGAGCGAGGCGCCTTCTCCGGCGCGGTGGCGCGCCGCGCGGGCCGCTTCGAACAGGCGCAGGGCGGCACGCTGTTCCTCGACGAGCTGGGGGACATGCCGCTGGAGCTCCAGGCCAAGCTGCTGCGAGTCCTGGAAACACGTCAGGTGGAACGGCTGGGAGGCACGCTGCCGGTGGCGGTGGACGTGCGCATCCTCGCGGCCACGCACCAGGACCTGGGCCGCGCGGTGAAAGAGGGCCGCTTCCGGCAGGACCTCTTCTTCCGCCTCAACGTGCTGCCCCTGCACCTGCCACCGCTGCGCGAACGCTCCGAGGACCTGCTGCCCCTCGCACGCGTCTTCGCCGCCGAACTCGCGGGTCCCAAGACGCCGCTCGTGCTCGCGCCAGGAGCGGAGGCCGCGCTTCGTGCCTACCCGTGGCCCGGCAACGTGCGCGAGCTGCGCAACGTCATCGAACGGCTGAACCTGCTCCGGGGTGATGGTCCGCTGGAGCTGGGGCCGGACGCGGTGTCGGCTCCCACGGGCACCGCGCCCGCGCCGCGCACGACGTTGGGGGACAAGAGCTACCGCGAGCACGTGGAGGACTTCGAGCGGGACCTCATCCGCGCCGCGCTCCGCGAGGGCGAAAGCATCGCCGGGGCCGCGCGCATCCTCCAGGTGGACCGAGGCAACCTCTACCGGCGCATCAAGGCCCTGGGCCTGCCCGTCTCTTCGTGA